Proteins encoded in a region of the Syntrophorhabdaceae bacterium genome:
- the clpX gene encoding ATP-dependent Clp protease ATP-binding subunit ClpX, which translates to MIKKNGRTIKLHCSFCGKSQDEVKKLIAGPMVYICDECIGLCNEIIQEEVKKERLDYIKSTIPKPNEIYKLLDEYVIGQDYAKKVLSVAVYNHYKRIESKTKFDDVDIQKSNILLIGPTGSGKTLLAQTLAKILQVPFTIADATTLTEAGYVGEDVENIILYLLQAADYNVEKTEKGIVYIDEIDKISRKTDSPSITRDVSGEGVQQALLKIIEGTIANVPPKGGRKHPQQEYIRVNTSNILFICGGAFNGIDSIIANRIGKKGIGFGVDVEGGRDKRYSELIKDIQPEDLLKYGLIPEFIGRLPIIATLDELSEDTLVEILKRPKNAIVKQYKKLFELENVKLTFTEGAIRAIAKEAMRKKTGARSLRAIMEKVMLDIMYEIPSKSNVKECVISEEVILNHDRPILIYEEEADIA; encoded by the coding sequence ATGATTAAAAAAAATGGGAGGACAATAAAATTGCATTGTTCTTTTTGTGGAAAGAGCCAGGATGAGGTAAAAAAACTCATTGCAGGTCCTATGGTATATATCTGCGATGAATGTATAGGGCTTTGCAATGAGATCATCCAGGAAGAGGTTAAGAAGGAAAGACTTGATTATATAAAATCCACTATCCCCAAGCCAAATGAGATCTACAAACTCTTGGATGAATATGTGATAGGCCAAGATTATGCAAAAAAGGTCCTTTCTGTGGCTGTCTACAATCATTATAAAAGGATCGAGTCTAAGACAAAATTTGATGACGTGGATATACAGAAGAGCAATATCCTTCTTATTGGGCCTACAGGTTCAGGAAAGACACTCCTTGCCCAGACCCTTGCAAAGATACTCCAAGTGCCTTTTACCATAGCAGATGCCACAACCCTTACAGAGGCCGGTTATGTGGGAGAGGATGTGGAAAATATCATACTATATCTCCTTCAGGCTGCTGATTATAATGTAGAGAAGACTGAAAAGGGCATTGTTTATATAGACGAGATAGATAAGATATCGAGAAAGACAGACAGCCCTTCCATAACAAGGGATGTATCCGGTGAAGGGGTTCAGCAGGCACTCCTTAAGATTATAGAGGGGACTATTGCAAATGTGCCTCCAAAAGGGGGCAGAAAACATCCCCAGCAGGAGTATATAAGGGTTAATACATCCAATATACTCTTTATATGCGGTGGGGCATTCAATGGTATAGATTCCATAATAGCCAATAGGATAGGAAAAAAAGGGATTGGATTTGGTGTGGATGTAGAAGGCGGGAGAGACAAGAGATACTCTGAGCTCATAAAAGATATCCAACCTGAAGACCTCCTTAAATATGGTTTGATTCCTGAATTTATAGGGAGGCTGCCTATCATAGCAACCCTTGATGAGTTGAGTGAGGATACCCTTGTAGAGATCTTAAAGAGACCAAAAAATGCCATTGTAAAGCAATATAAGAAGCTATTTGAGCTTGAAAATGTTAAGCTTACCTTTACCGAAGGTGCAATTAGGGCAATAGCAAAAGAGGCTATGAGAAAGAAGACAGGCGCAAGGAGCCTAAGGGCAATCATGGAAAAGGTCATGCTCGATATCATGTATGAGATACCGTCCAAGTCCAATGTGAAGGAGTGCGTTATCAGTGAAGAGGTAATATTGAATCATGATCGCCCTATACTCATATATGAGGAAGAGGCTGATATAGCTTAA